The following are from one region of the Corynebacterium hindlerae genome:
- the glpX gene encoding class II fructose-bisphosphatase → MNNPEIPDRNLAMELVRVTEAAALASGRWVGRGMKNEGDGAAVDAMRQLINSVNMKGVVVIGEGEKDEAPMLFNGEEVGTGFGAEVDIAVDPVDGTTLMAEGRPNAISVLAAAERGTMYDPSAVFYMKKIAVGPEAAGKIDITAPALHNIEVVAKAKGIAKSDVTVVVLDRPRHVDLIKEIREAGAKVRLISDGDVAGAVAAAQNSNSVDIMMGTGGTPEGIITACAMKCMGGEIQGMLAPKDDAEREKAIAAGHDLNRVLFTNDLVSSDNCYFVATGVTNGDMLRGVSYRANGATTRSLVMRSKSGTIRFIESVHQLQKLQEYSVVDYTR, encoded by the coding sequence ATGAATAACCCGGAAATCCCAGATCGTAACCTAGCAATGGAGCTCGTCCGTGTCACGGAGGCTGCAGCATTGGCCTCTGGCCGCTGGGTCGGTCGCGGTATGAAAAACGAGGGCGATGGCGCGGCTGTCGACGCTATGCGCCAGCTGATTAACTCGGTGAATATGAAGGGTGTCGTCGTCATTGGTGAGGGCGAAAAGGACGAGGCCCCAATGTTGTTCAATGGCGAAGAAGTCGGTACCGGCTTCGGCGCTGAGGTGGACATCGCTGTTGACCCTGTGGACGGCACCACGCTGATGGCAGAAGGTCGCCCAAACGCTATCTCCGTTCTGGCCGCTGCTGAGCGTGGCACGATGTACGACCCATCGGCAGTCTTTTACATGAAGAAGATTGCCGTTGGCCCGGAGGCCGCCGGCAAGATTGATATCACCGCTCCTGCGCTGCACAACATCGAGGTTGTGGCTAAGGCAAAGGGCATTGCAAAGTCCGATGTCACCGTGGTGGTTCTCGACCGTCCCCGTCACGTCGACCTCATCAAGGAAATCCGCGAAGCTGGCGCGAAAGTCCGCCTGATTTCTGACGGTGACGTGGCTGGTGCCGTCGCCGCCGCCCAGAACTCTAACTCTGTGGACATCATGATGGGCACCGGCGGCACCCCAGAGGGCATCATCACCGCCTGCGCCATGAAGTGCATGGGTGGCGAGATCCAAGGCATGCTGGCACCGAAGGACGACGCAGAGCGAGAAAAGGCTATCGCTGCTGGACATGACCTTAATCGAGTCCTGTTCACCAATGACCTCGTCTCTTCCGACAACTGCTACTTCGTCGCTACCGGTGTGACCAACGGCGACATGCTGCGTGGCGTGTCCTACCGCGCTAACGGCGCAACCACCCGTTCTTTGGTCATGCGTTCCAAGTCCGGCACGATTCGCTTCATCGAATCCGTCCACCAGCTCCAGAAGCTGCAGGAATACTCCGTGGTGGATTACACTCGCTAA
- a CDS encoding class II fumarate hydratase: MTEQEFRIEHDTMGEVKVPVNALWRAQTQRAVENFPISGRGLEAQQIRAMGLLKAACAQVNKDKGLLSDEFADAIIAAGKEIAEGKHNAEFPIDVFQTGSGTSSNMNTNEVIASIAKANGVEIHPNDHVNMGQSSNDTFPTATHVAATEAAVNDLIPGLKVLHASLLNKAKEWKDVVKSGRTHLMDAVPVTLGQEFAGYARQIEAGIERVEATLQRLGELPIGGTAVGTGLNTPADFGALVTEELKKLTGVQELREAKNHFEAQANRDALVEFSGAMRTIAVSLNKIANDIRWMGSGPLTGLGEIHLPDLQPGSSIMPGKVNPVLCETATQVAAQVVGNDAAVVFGGSQGAFELNVFIPLMARNVLESARLLANTSRVFAERLVDGIEPNVERMRTLAESSPSIVTPLNSAIGYEAAAKVAKTALKEGKTIRQTVIDLGFVDGEKLTEEELDKRLDVLAMANTDRDNF; the protein is encoded by the coding sequence ATGACTGAGCAGGAATTCCGCATCGAACACGACACCATGGGCGAGGTCAAGGTCCCTGTCAACGCTCTGTGGCGCGCCCAGACCCAGCGCGCAGTGGAGAACTTCCCAATCTCCGGCCGTGGCCTGGAGGCACAGCAGATCCGCGCTATGGGTCTGCTGAAGGCCGCTTGTGCGCAGGTAAACAAGGACAAGGGCCTGCTGTCTGATGAGTTCGCGGATGCCATCATCGCCGCTGGTAAGGAAATCGCAGAGGGTAAGCACAACGCTGAGTTCCCGATCGATGTCTTCCAGACCGGTTCCGGCACCTCCTCCAACATGAACACCAACGAGGTCATCGCTTCGATCGCGAAGGCAAACGGCGTGGAGATCCACCCGAACGACCACGTCAACATGGGCCAGTCTTCCAACGACACCTTCCCTACCGCCACCCACGTGGCTGCCACCGAAGCTGCCGTCAATGACCTGATCCCAGGCCTGAAGGTGCTGCACGCTTCCCTGCTGAACAAGGCGAAGGAATGGAAGGACGTCGTTAAGTCCGGCCGCACCCACCTGATGGATGCCGTTCCTGTGACCTTGGGCCAGGAGTTCGCTGGTTACGCACGTCAGATCGAGGCTGGCATCGAGCGCGTTGAGGCCACCCTCCAGCGTCTGGGCGAGCTGCCAATTGGTGGCACCGCAGTGGGCACCGGCCTGAACACCCCTGCTGACTTCGGTGCGCTGGTCACCGAAGAGCTGAAGAAGCTCACGGGTGTGCAAGAGCTGCGTGAGGCCAAGAACCACTTCGAGGCACAGGCTAACCGCGATGCGCTCGTCGAGTTCTCCGGCGCGATGCGTACCATCGCGGTATCCCTGAACAAGATCGCTAACGACATCCGCTGGATGGGTTCCGGCCCGCTGACCGGCCTGGGCGAGATTCACCTCCCAGACCTGCAGCCTGGTTCCTCCATCATGCCGGGTAAGGTCAACCCAGTTCTCTGTGAGACCGCAACCCAGGTCGCAGCTCAGGTTGTTGGTAACGACGCCGCTGTGGTCTTCGGTGGTTCCCAGGGCGCGTTCGAGCTGAACGTTTTCATTCCGCTGATGGCACGTAACGTCCTCGAGTCTGCACGCCTGCTGGCTAACACCTCTCGTGTGTTCGCAGAGCGCCTCGTCGACGGCATCGAGCCAAATGTGGAGCGCATGCGCACCCTGGCTGAGTCTTCCCCATCCATCGTTACCCCGCTGAACTCTGCGATCGGCTACGAGGCTGCTGCGAAGGTCGCCAAGACTGCGCTCAAGGAAGGCAAGACCATCCGCCAGACCGTGATCGATCTCGGTTTCGTTGACGGCGAGAAGCTGACCGAGGAAGAACTGGACAAGCGTCTGGACGTCCTCGCAATGGCAAACACGGACCGCGATAACTTCTAA